A window from Bosea sp. ANAM02 encodes these proteins:
- a CDS encoding glycosyltransferase: MSASVLIAVTHLLGSGHLVRAANLARALAQGGLSVTLASGGMPLRAMENEPFAFVQLPAIRTEGTDFRTLLDEGGAPIDPERKAARIASLEELAARLRPDAVIVEHFPFGRRQLAAEFLALIAAVKTVRPGALVLSSVRDVLVTPRADRIAEAEERVAGMFDAVLVHGDARFLPLERSWPVGAGLTGKLRYTGYLDAERASHLSSPHPEEPQSGVSKDVPDAAGASGSILRDAISAEMAPQDEGSDGMDEVIVSGGGSAAALPLFACAVAAARLDRSGRRWRLLAGRGMADRDLALLMAEAPGKVVIERARPDFPTLLAGCAVSISQAGYNTVLDLVAAGRPAIVVPFDAGNETEQTVRAEAMERAGLARCFRLSGDFVGDAVALADAVGEAVGSRPAALLIDRDGATRSAAIVRELLTDAAGRSRH, encoded by the coding sequence ATGAGCGCTTCCGTCCTGATCGCAGTGACGCATCTGCTCGGCAGCGGCCATCTGGTCCGCGCGGCGAACCTGGCGCGGGCTTTGGCGCAAGGCGGCTTGTCGGTGACGCTGGCGAGTGGCGGCATGCCGTTGCGTGCGATGGAGAACGAGCCTTTCGCCTTCGTGCAGTTGCCTGCGATCAGGACCGAAGGCACCGATTTCCGCACGCTGCTCGACGAGGGCGGCGCGCCGATCGATCCGGAGCGTAAGGCCGCCCGGATCGCCTCACTGGAAGAGCTGGCGGCGCGGTTGCGGCCCGATGCCGTGATCGTCGAGCATTTTCCCTTCGGGCGACGGCAATTGGCCGCTGAGTTCCTCGCTCTGATCGCCGCGGTGAAGACGGTGCGGCCGGGGGCGCTTGTGCTCTCCTCGGTGCGGGACGTGCTGGTGACGCCGCGCGCCGACCGGATCGCCGAAGCCGAGGAGCGGGTTGCCGGGATGTTCGACGCGGTTTTGGTCCACGGCGATGCTCGTTTCCTGCCGCTTGAACGGTCATGGCCGGTGGGCGCGGGGCTGACGGGAAAGCTGCGCTATACCGGCTATCTGGATGCGGAGAGGGCTTCGCATCTCTCAAGCCCTCATCCTGAGGAGCCGCAAAGCGGCGTCTCGAAGGATGTTCCAGATGCCGCCGGAGCCTCCGGGAGCATCCTTCGAGACGCCATTTCTGCCGAAATGGCTCCTCAGGATGAGGGCTCGGACGGGATGGACGAAGTCATCGTCTCCGGCGGCGGTTCGGCCGCGGCCCTGCCGCTCTTCGCCTGCGCGGTCGCCGCCGCGCGGCTCGACCGCTCCGGGCGTCGCTGGCGGCTTCTCGCCGGTCGCGGCATGGCGGATCGCGATCTGGCGCTGCTGATGGCAGAAGCTCCCGGGAAGGTCGTGATCGAGCGGGCGCGGCCGGATTTTCCGACGCTGCTTGCCGGCTGCGCGGTCTCGATCAGCCAGGCCGGCTACAACACCGTGCTCGATCTCGTCGCGGCCGGGCGGCCGGCGATCGTCGTGCCCTTCGATGCCGGCAATGAGACCGAGCAGACCGTTCGGGCCGAGGCGATGGAGCGGGCGGGGCTGGCGCGCTGCTTCCGGCTGTCGGGCGATTTCGTCGGGGATGCGGTGGCGCTGGCGGATGCCGTCGGCGAGGCCGTCGGCTCCCGGCCGGCCGCTCTGCTGATCGACCGCGACGGCGCCACCCGCTCGGCCGCGATCGTGAGAGAGCTTCTCACAGACGCTGCCGGCCGCTCTCGACACTGA
- a CDS encoding esterase-like activity of phytase family protein, whose translation MPLTRRTMLAGLGALALPGAAQAIEQTRFPVGVTARPIAAFEPRRPDQRRFGALQFRGGLVLSSGHTRFGGFSGLARLNGGRDLVAVSDRGYWLTAKVAYHDGKLSGLDEVEMAAILGGSGRPLARSGLYDTESLCIHDGAAYVGIERKHEIARFDWARDGVEARARPVPLPRELKRLPSNRGLEALGVMPAGALKGALVAIAERSGKADEPTLGAILGGPQPGLFRLARHDGYDITDLAFLPSGDMLVLERWYQPLRGVGMRIRRIAGRDIRPGALVDGQRLIEADMGYEIDNMEGLSVHQEEGRTILTLISDDNFSFLQRTVLLEFELLP comes from the coding sequence ATGCCTCTGACCCGCCGTACAATGCTGGCAGGGCTCGGCGCGCTGGCGCTGCCGGGCGCCGCGCAGGCGATCGAGCAGACCCGCTTTCCCGTGGGGGTCACGGCACGGCCGATCGCGGCTTTCGAGCCACGCCGGCCGGACCAGCGCCGGTTCGGCGCGCTGCAATTCCGGGGCGGGCTGGTGCTCTCGTCCGGCCACACGCGCTTCGGCGGCTTTTCGGGACTGGCGCGCCTGAATGGCGGGCGCGATCTCGTTGCGGTGAGCGATCGCGGCTACTGGCTGACCGCGAAGGTCGCCTATCATGACGGCAAGCTCTCCGGTCTCGACGAGGTCGAGATGGCGGCGATCCTCGGCGGCTCCGGACGGCCGCTCGCGCGTTCGGGGCTCTACGACACCGAAAGCCTCTGCATCCATGACGGCGCCGCCTATGTCGGAATCGAGCGCAAGCACGAGATCGCTCGGTTCGACTGGGCTCGCGACGGCGTCGAGGCGCGGGCGCGGCCCGTCCCGCTGCCGCGGGAGCTGAAGCGCCTGCCCAGCAATCGCGGGCTGGAGGCGCTCGGCGTCATGCCCGCGGGAGCGCTGAAGGGGGCGCTGGTCGCGATCGCGGAACGTTCGGGCAAGGCGGACGAGCCGACGCTGGGCGCCATCCTCGGAGGCCCGCAGCCCGGCTTGTTCAGGCTCGCCCGGCATGATGGCTACGACATCACCGATCTCGCCTTCCTGCCCTCCGGCGATATGCTGGTGCTGGAGCGCTGGTATCAGCCGCTGCGTGGCGTCGGCATGCGGATCAGGCGAATCGCCGGGCGGGATATCCGGCCGGGCGCACTGGTGGACGGCCAGCGCCTGATCGAGGCCGACATGGGCTACGAGATCGATAATATGGAGGGGCTGTCGGTCCATCAGGAGGAGGGGCGCACGATCCTCACCCTGATCTCGGACGACAATTTCTCGTTCCTGCAGCGGACGGTTCTGCTGGAATTCGAGTTGCTTCCATAA
- a CDS encoding class I SAM-dependent methyltransferase, with amino-acid sequence MTPEPPQEAFHDLLRGMAALSGNHIVADIARLYGKGAPPDLSIACNHKQIASKQWLVEALAQACPKPAGPVWVLGAWYGVLGALLLDDDRLAIPEIVSLDIDPTCAPVAEILNHRHVAAGRFRAMTADMMAMDFATQSPMPGLVVNTSCEHLDDVSGWIATLPRGLPLVLQSNDYFREPDHRSCVPSLDAFREQAGLSEVWFAGARPTKNYTRFMLIGRR; translated from the coding sequence ATGACGCCCGAACCGCCCCAAGAGGCCTTCCACGACCTGCTGCGCGGCATGGCGGCGCTCTCGGGCAACCACATCGTCGCCGATATCGCGCGGCTCTACGGCAAGGGCGCGCCGCCCGACCTCTCGATCGCCTGCAACCACAAGCAGATTGCTTCCAAGCAATGGCTGGTCGAGGCGCTGGCGCAGGCCTGCCCGAAGCCTGCGGGACCGGTCTGGGTGCTCGGCGCCTGGTACGGAGTGCTCGGTGCGCTGCTGCTCGACGATGACAGGCTCGCGATCCCCGAAATCGTCAGCCTCGATATCGACCCGACCTGCGCGCCGGTCGCGGAAATCCTGAACCACCGCCATGTCGCGGCGGGGCGCTTCCGGGCGATGACGGCAGATATGATGGCAATGGATTTCGCGACGCAGTCGCCGATGCCTGGCCTTGTCGTCAACACGAGCTGCGAACATCTCGATGATGTATCGGGCTGGATCGCGACCCTGCCGCGGGGCCTGCCGCTGGTGCTGCAATCCAACGACTATTTCCGGGAGCCGGATCACCGGAGCTGCGTGCCCTCGCTCGACGCCTTCCGCGAGCAGGCGGGGCTGTCGGAGGTCTGGTTCGCTGGCGCCCGGCCGACGAAGAACTATACGCGCTTCATGCTGATCGGGCGGCGATGA
- a CDS encoding NIPSNAP family protein — MITCYLRYVIDPHKLDAFEAYGKLWIRLVEKFGGKHHGYFMPSEGVSNVALAMFSFPSLAAYEDYRKRSFEDAECRAAIAMNEKERFIVSYDRSFFRPVFEDDQGVKRAP, encoded by the coding sequence ATGATCACCTGCTACCTGCGCTACGTCATCGATCCCCATAAGCTCGATGCCTTCGAGGCCTATGGCAAGCTCTGGATTCGACTGGTCGAGAAGTTCGGCGGCAAGCACCACGGCTATTTCATGCCGTCGGAAGGCGTGTCCAACGTCGCGCTGGCGATGTTCAGCTTTCCCTCGCTGGCGGCCTACGAGGATTACCGCAAGCGCTCGTTTGAAGACGCCGAATGCCGGGCGGCCATCGCCATGAACGAGAAGGAACGCTTCATCGTCAGCTATGATCGCTCGTTCTTTCGACCGGTCTTCGAGGACGATCAGGGCGTCAAGCGCGCGCCCTGA
- a CDS encoding glycosyltransferase has translation MTKRKAPRIAVAMKGYPRLSETFIAQELLGLQQRGLFFEIWSLRHPTDGAKHLMHHQITAPARYLPEYLHDEPLRVMRGLLAALLRPGLLRLLPVFLRDLARDRTRNRWRRFGQACVMARELPGDIRHLHVHYLHTPASVIRYAALLGGLTWSFSAHAKDIWTTQDWEKREKIASAAWGVTCTRDGHRELERLSDRPDKVGLLYHGLDLARFPAPGLRSLRDGTDPADPVHFVTIGRAVAKKGFDDLLEALGKLPCTLNWRLTHIGGGERLKALQAQAQALGLDDRITWAGPKAQDGVIAALRAADLFVLPSKEAGDGDRDGLPNVVMEAASQGLPIVATDFAGIPEFVRDGVEGLLVPPGDVVALAAALNQLAIAPSRRAVLGEAAFARLTEAFSAQAGLDRVAAMLRGSAGEGA, from the coding sequence ATGACGAAGCGCAAGGCGCCGCGCATCGCGGTGGCGATGAAGGGCTATCCGCGCCTGTCGGAGACCTTCATCGCGCAGGAGTTACTGGGCTTGCAGCAGCGCGGCCTGTTCTTCGAGATCTGGTCGCTGCGCCATCCGACGGATGGGGCAAAGCATTTGATGCATCATCAGATAACGGCGCCGGCGCGCTATCTTCCGGAATATCTGCATGACGAGCCATTGCGCGTGATGCGGGGCCTGCTCGCCGCGCTGCTGCGGCCGGGTCTGCTGCGTCTGCTGCCTGTCTTCCTGCGCGATCTCGCCCGCGACCGGACACGCAACCGCTGGCGCCGCTTCGGGCAGGCCTGCGTGATGGCGCGCGAATTGCCCGGGGATATCCGCCACCTGCATGTGCATTACCTGCACACGCCGGCTTCCGTGATCCGCTATGCCGCCCTGCTCGGCGGGCTGACCTGGTCGTTCTCGGCCCATGCCAAGGACATCTGGACGACGCAGGACTGGGAGAAGCGCGAGAAGATCGCCTCCGCCGCTTGGGGCGTCACCTGCACACGCGACGGACATCGCGAGCTGGAGCGGTTGTCCGACCGGCCGGACAAGGTCGGGCTGCTCTATCACGGGCTCGATCTTGCGCGTTTTCCGGCGCCGGGGCTTCGATCGCTGCGGGACGGCACGGACCCGGCCGATCCCGTGCACTTCGTCACGATCGGGCGGGCGGTGGCGAAGAAGGGTTTCGACGATCTGCTGGAGGCGTTGGGGAAGCTGCCCTGCACGCTGAATTGGCGCCTCACCCATATCGGCGGGGGTGAGAGGCTGAAGGCCCTCCAGGCGCAGGCGCAGGCGCTCGGGCTCGATGACCGGATCACCTGGGCCGGGCCAAAGGCGCAGGACGGGGTCATCGCCGCTTTGCGGGCCGCCGACCTCTTCGTGTTGCCCTCGAAGGAAGCCGGAGACGGCGACCGCGACGGCCTACCCAACGTGGTGATGGAGGCGGCAAGTCAGGGCCTGCCGATCGTCGCGACCGATTTCGCGGGGATACCGGAATTCGTGCGCGATGGTGTCGAGGGACTGCTGGTGCCGCCGGGCGACGTCGTGGCCCTGGCGGCCGCGCTCAACCAGCTTGCGATTGCACCGTCCCGGCGTGCCGTATTGGGCGAAGCCGCTTTCGCCCGCCTGACGGAAGCTTTCTCGGCCCAGGCCGGGCTCGACCGCGTCGCGGCCATGCTCCGCGGTTCGGCTGGCGAGGGTGCATGA
- the cobT gene encoding cobaltochelatase subunit CobT: MSISNRKPGTPKEAPAEPLKRAISGAMKAIARKPEMEIVFAADKPSLVGERARLPEPPRKLSPGDVAILRGHADSMALRLACHDAAIHRRAAPEGDAARAVFDAVEQARVESIGARRMSGMAGNITAMLEDRYHRGGRYEEVTDRADAPLEDALALMVRERLTGLKPPKAAEKVVELWREQIEAKAGSELDRLTKAIEDQRGFARTVRDMLAALDMAEQTAQGDESDEDEDNQDQSSEDQQQQDGESEQESGADRSEVEVSEDATEELQEGASEATDAPAGDWEEEDENSESEEAGEAPRPRESRGNERPQTDYKAYTQKFDEVVTAEELCDAEELTRLRAYLDKQLAHLQGVVARLANRLQRRLMAQQNRTWEFDLEEGALDPARLPRIILDPFQPLSFRQESDTNFRDTVVTLLIDNSGSMRGRPITVAATCADILARTLERCGVKVELLGFTTRAWKGGLSREAWLQSGKPANPGRLNDLRHIIYKAADAPWRRARKNLGLMMREGLLKENIDGEALDWAHKRILGRAEQRKILMVISDGAPVDDSTLSVNAGNYLERHLRHVIAEIETRSPVELIAIGIGHDVTRYYRRAVTIVDAEELGGVMTEKLAELFEEDGPGGSGSKRRGH; encoded by the coding sequence TTGTCCATCTCGAACCGCAAGCCAGGAACGCCGAAGGAGGCTCCGGCCGAGCCGCTGAAGCGGGCGATCTCGGGCGCCATGAAGGCGATCGCCCGCAAACCGGAGATGGAAATCGTCTTCGCGGCCGACAAGCCGTCGCTGGTCGGCGAGCGGGCGCGCCTGCCCGAGCCGCCGCGCAAGCTCAGCCCCGGCGACGTGGCGATCCTGCGCGGCCATGCCGATTCGATGGCGCTCAGGCTCGCCTGCCATGACGCCGCGATCCACCGCCGCGCCGCACCCGAGGGCGATGCTGCCCGCGCCGTGTTCGACGCCGTCGAGCAGGCGCGCGTCGAATCGATTGGCGCACGGCGGATGTCCGGCATGGCCGGCAACATCACCGCGATGCTGGAGGACCGCTATCATCGCGGTGGGCGCTACGAGGAGGTCACGGACCGGGCCGATGCCCCGCTGGAGGATGCGCTCGCCCTGATGGTGCGCGAGCGCCTGACGGGTTTGAAGCCGCCGAAAGCGGCCGAGAAGGTCGTCGAGCTCTGGCGCGAGCAGATCGAGGCCAAGGCCGGCTCGGAGCTCGACCGACTCACCAAGGCGATCGAGGACCAGCGCGGCTTTGCCCGCACGGTGCGCGACATGCTGGCCGCGCTCGACATGGCCGAGCAGACGGCGCAGGGCGACGAATCCGACGAGGACGAGGACAACCAGGACCAGTCCTCCGAGGACCAGCAGCAGCAGGACGGCGAATCCGAGCAGGAGAGCGGCGCCGACCGCTCCGAGGTCGAGGTTAGCGAGGACGCGACCGAGGAACTGCAGGAGGGCGCCTCCGAGGCGACCGACGCGCCGGCCGGCGACTGGGAGGAGGAGGACGAGAACTCCGAATCCGAGGAGGCCGGCGAGGCGCCGCGTCCGCGCGAGAGCCGCGGCAACGAACGGCCGCAGACCGACTACAAGGCCTATACCCAGAAGTTCGACGAGGTCGTCACCGCCGAGGAGCTCTGCGACGCAGAGGAGCTGACGCGCCTGCGGGCCTATCTCGACAAGCAGCTCGCCCATCTCCAGGGCGTGGTCGCGCGCCTCGCCAACCGCCTGCAGCGACGCCTGATGGCGCAGCAGAATCGCACCTGGGAATTCGACCTGGAGGAGGGCGCGCTCGATCCGGCCCGTCTGCCGCGCATCATCCTCGACCCGTTCCAGCCGCTCTCGTTCCGGCAGGAATCGGACACGAATTTCCGCGACACGGTGGTCACGCTGCTGATCGACAATTCAGGCTCGATGCGTGGCCGGCCGATCACGGTCGCGGCGACCTGCGCCGACATCCTGGCCCGGACGCTGGAGCGCTGCGGCGTCAAGGTCGAATTGCTCGGCTTCACGACCCGCGCCTGGAAGGGCGGTCTGTCGCGCGAAGCCTGGCTGCAATCGGGCAAGCCGGCCAATCCCGGCCGCCTCAACGATCTGCGCCATATCATCTACAAGGCGGCGGACGCGCCCTGGCGGCGGGCCCGCAAGAATCTCGGCCTGATGATGCGCGAGGGGCTGCTCAAGGAGAATATCGACGGCGAGGCGCTTGATTGGGCGCATAAGCGCATTCTTGGCCGGGCCGAGCAGCGCAAGATCCTGATGGTGATCTCGGACGGCGCGCCGGTCGACGATTCCACCCTCTCGGTCAATGCCGGCAACTATCTCGAGCGGCATCTGCGCCATGTCATCGCCGAGATCGAAACGCGCTCGCCGGTCGAGCTGATCGCCATCGGCATCGGCCACGACGTGACGCGCTATTATCGCCGCGCCGTGACCATCGTCGATGCGGAGGAACTGGGCGGCGTGATGACCGAGAAGCTCGCCGAATTGTTCGAAGAGGATGGGCCGGGCGGTTCGGGCTCCAAGCGCCGCGGGCATTGA
- a CDS encoding GFA family protein yields the protein MAQYQGSCHCGRVAYEVEADLGQTITCNCSYCQRRGSILAFSPASAFTLTKGEDALTEYRFHTQKIQHLFCETCGVESFAKANGPDGTPMVAVNVRCLAGVEPTELSPTQYDGRSR from the coding sequence ATGGCGCAGTATCAGGGAAGCTGCCACTGCGGGCGGGTCGCCTACGAGGTCGAAGCCGATCTCGGGCAGACGATCACCTGCAACTGCTCCTACTGCCAGCGCCGCGGCTCGATCCTCGCGTTCTCGCCCGCCAGCGCCTTCACCCTGACCAAGGGCGAGGACGCGCTGACCGAGTACCGCTTCCACACGCAGAAGATCCAGCATCTGTTCTGCGAGACCTGCGGCGTCGAGTCCTTCGCGAAGGCGAACGGCCCCGATGGCACGCCGATGGTCGCGGTCAATGTGCGCTGCCTTGCCGGCGTCGAGCCGACCGAATTGTCGCCGACGCAGTACGACGGGCGGTCGCGCTAA
- a CDS encoding DUF3108 domain-containing protein, giving the protein MKSAATSSLASLVLAAGLCTAAHAASLDARYDVSLLGITLGTASLSGGIDNSGYKLDMTAKLTGIAGGVTGGRGSGAATGVLVGGRLAPKTFAVSSANSSESRTVRMALAEGAVAGIDIEPPIDEKPDRVPLNDSHKRNIVDPLSAFLMPVNGKGKDGACNRTLPIFDGAARYDIKLSSAGTRNVKLEGYSGPVSICQARYVPIAGHRALRPSTKFMAENRDITTWLAPIAGTDVMVPVRISVKTMIGTAVIEASSFRVDPGVTASARN; this is encoded by the coding sequence ATGAAGTCCGCCGCTACCTCATCCCTCGCAAGCCTCGTCCTCGCTGCCGGTCTGTGCACCGCGGCTCATGCGGCCTCGCTCGACGCGCGCTATGATGTGTCGCTCCTGGGAATCACCCTGGGCACGGCGAGCCTCAGCGGCGGCATCGACAATTCCGGCTACAAGCTCGACATGACGGCGAAGCTGACGGGAATCGCCGGTGGGGTCACGGGCGGCCGCGGTTCGGGCGCGGCGACGGGTGTTCTCGTCGGCGGCCGGCTCGCGCCGAAGACTTTCGCGGTGAGTTCCGCCAATTCCAGCGAGAGCCGGACCGTCCGCATGGCCCTGGCCGAGGGCGCCGTCGCAGGCATCGATATCGAGCCGCCGATCGACGAGAAGCCCGACCGCGTGCCGCTGAACGACAGCCACAAGCGCAATATCGTCGATCCGCTCAGCGCCTTCCTGATGCCGGTCAACGGCAAGGGCAAGGACGGCGCCTGCAACCGTACGCTGCCGATCTTCGACGGCGCGGCGCGCTACGACATCAAGCTGTCCAGCGCCGGTACCCGCAACGTGAAGCTGGAGGGCTATAGCGGCCCGGTCTCGATCTGCCAGGCGCGCTATGTGCCGATCGCCGGCCACCGGGCGCTGCGGCCCAGCACCAAGTTCATGGCCGAGAACCGCGACATCACGACCTGGCTCGCGCCGATCGCAGGCACCGACGTGATGGTGCCGGTGCGCATCTCCGTGAAGACGATGATCGGCACCGCCGTGATCGAGGCCTCGAGCTTCAGGGTCGATCCCGGCGTGACCGCCAGCGCGCGGAACTGA
- a CDS encoding adenylate/guanylate cyclase domain-containing protein, translated as MNRPQAAGSNRTGMPRGGMGASMDQVSSWSRDIRLISGLILLVFATTHFLNHAVGILGVDAMEKVQDWRYGFWHSRGGTIALYGALVVHPVFALLRVVQRRTFKMPLREMLQIALGLAIPLLLVDHIISTRIMGIYFGVDESYRSVLRRLWPDLALTQSLLLLLVWTHGIIGIHFMLRARDSYRHWRDPFLLAAILIPLLALIGFTVGAREAEQMAMPAELVSDAQAAMFARDVMWGKGAFYGLVASFLLFIGIREIRVRTTRQITVRFVGHGTRRLAPGPTVLEMFRRFGIPHAALCGGRARCATCRVLVMDGNDKLPKPGPNEAKLLRRISAPEGVRLACQIRPREDLQVQILLASRLNAGAGRPLDLDDAAGKRGLTVVVADLRAFSALSERQLPRELIGLLNRFFDEMSQAITAHEGRIDAFYGDGFMAVFGLEGPPSKGAQAAIAAAADIVRAVDALNREYGAALPLPLRIGIGIHTGDAITGAVENDNLGRREITVGETVMVASQLESATRRVLADVVVSEDTIRASGRSYAGTTSLKIAIKGREKPLTAYGFASAPEIARRKREDVAVPVPVVAGGETTTPTEAVQEEQGEAGEKA; from the coding sequence ATGAACCGGCCGCAAGCCGCAGGCAGCAACCGCACCGGAATGCCCCGCGGTGGCATGGGTGCCAGCATGGATCAGGTCTCCTCCTGGAGCCGGGATATCCGGCTGATCTCCGGACTGATCCTGCTCGTTTTCGCGACGACCCATTTCCTGAACCATGCGGTCGGTATCCTCGGCGTCGACGCGATGGAGAAGGTCCAGGACTGGCGCTATGGCTTCTGGCATTCCCGGGGCGGAACCATTGCGCTCTATGGAGCTCTGGTCGTCCACCCCGTTTTCGCGCTGCTGCGCGTGGTCCAGCGGCGCACCTTCAAGATGCCGCTGCGCGAGATGCTGCAGATCGCGCTCGGCCTCGCCATTCCGCTATTGCTGGTCGACCACATCATCAGCACGCGGATCATGGGGATCTATTTCGGCGTCGACGAGAGCTACCGCTCCGTTCTGCGCCGGCTCTGGCCGGACCTGGCGCTGACGCAGTCGCTGCTGCTGCTGCTGGTCTGGACGCATGGCATCATCGGCATCCATTTCATGCTGCGCGCCCGCGACAGCTATCGTCACTGGCGCGACCCGTTCCTGCTGGCGGCGATCCTGATCCCGCTGCTGGCGTTGATCGGCTTCACCGTGGGGGCGCGCGAGGCCGAGCAGATGGCGATGCCGGCTGAGCTGGTCAGCGATGCGCAGGCGGCGATGTTCGCCCGCGACGTGATGTGGGGCAAAGGTGCCTTCTACGGCCTCGTCGCCTCCTTCCTGCTGTTCATCGGCATCCGCGAGATCAGGGTCCGGACAACGCGCCAGATCACGGTACGCTTCGTCGGTCACGGCACGCGACGCCTGGCGCCGGGGCCGACGGTGCTGGAGATGTTCCGACGCTTCGGCATCCCGCATGCCGCGCTCTGCGGCGGGCGGGCGCGCTGCGCCACCTGCCGCGTGCTGGTGATGGACGGCAACGACAAGCTGCCGAAGCCCGGCCCGAACGAGGCCAAGCTGCTGCGCCGAATCTCGGCGCCCGAAGGCGTCCGGCTCGCCTGCCAGATCCGGCCGCGCGAGGATCTGCAGGTCCAGATCCTGCTGGCCTCGCGGCTGAATGCCGGCGCGGGGCGCCCGCTCGATCTCGACGATGCCGCCGGCAAGCGCGGCCTGACCGTGGTGGTGGCCGATCTCAGGGCGTTCTCGGCCCTGTCGGAGCGGCAGTTGCCGCGCGAGCTCATCGGCCTGCTCAACCGCTTCTTCGACGAGATGAGTCAGGCGATCACCGCGCATGAAGGGCGGATCGACGCCTTCTATGGCGACGGCTTCATGGCGGTGTTCGGGCTCGAGGGCCCGCCGTCGAAGGGCGCGCAGGCGGCGATCGCGGCCGCCGCCGATATCGTGCGGGCGGTCGATGCGCTCAACCGCGAATATGGCGCGGCGCTGCCTTTGCCGCTCCGGATCGGCATCGGCATCCATACCGGCGACGCCATCACCGGCGCGGTCGAGAACGACAATCTCGGCCGCCGCGAGATCACGGTCGGCGAGACCGTGATGGTCGCGAGCCAGCTCGAATCGGCGACGCGGCGCGTGCTGGCCGATGTCGTCGTCTCCGAGGATACGATCCGGGCGAGCGGGCGCAGCTATGCCGGCACGACCTCGCTCAAGATCGCGATCAAGGGGCGCGAAAAGCCGTTGACCGCCTACGGCTTCGCCAGCGCGCCGGAAATCGCCCGCCGCAAGCGCGAGGACGTGGCCGTGCCGGTGCCCGTGGTGGCAGGCGGCGAGACGACGACGCCGACGGAGGCGGTGCAGGAAGAGCAGGGCGAGGCAGGCGAAAAAGCCTGA
- the rpmB gene encoding 50S ribosomal protein L28 yields the protein MARRCELTGKATQTGHLVSHSNRKTKTVFRPNLVNVTLQSDALGRSVRLRVSANALRSVEHRGGLDAFLLKASAGDLSTGAASLKRDLEKKLAAN from the coding sequence ATGGCCCGCCGTTGCGAACTGACCGGGAAAGCCACCCAGACCGGCCACCTCGTCAGCCACTCGAACCGCAAGACGAAGACCGTCTTCCGTCCGAACCTCGTGAACGTCACGCTGCAGTCGGACGCGCTCGGCCGCTCGGTGCGCCTGCGCGTCTCGGCCAACGCCCTGCGTTCGGTCGAGCATCGCGGCGGCCTCGACGCCTTCCTGCTCAAGGCTTCGGCCGGCGACCTCTCGACCGGCGCTGCCTCGCTGAAGCGCGACCTCGAGAAGAAGCTCGCCGCCAACTGA